A genome region from Coffea arabica cultivar ET-39 chromosome 7e, Coffea Arabica ET-39 HiFi, whole genome shotgun sequence includes the following:
- the LOC113700649 gene encoding pleiotropic drug resistance protein 2-like isoform X9: protein MVVDEEEELKWAAIERLPTYDRMRKGMFKQVVSNGKMISNEIDVTKIGAEDKKLLMESILKVVENDNEKLLRRLRDRTDRVGIEIPKIEVRFQNLSIEGDAYVGTRALPTLWNSTLNTLEAALGLIGLSPSKKRIVKILQDVNGIVRPSRMTLLLGPPGSGKTTLLKALAGKADDDLRVSGKITYCGHEFHEFVPQRTSAYISQHDLHYGEMTVRETLDFAGRCLGVGTRYDMLVELSRREREAGIKPDPEIDAFMKATAMMGLETSLITDYVLKILGLDICADIMVGDDMRRGISGGQKKRVTTGEMLVGPAKAFFMDEISTGLDSSTTFQIVKFMRQMVHINDVTMVISLLQPAPETFELFDDVILLSDGWIVYQGPRENILEFFEYMGFRCPERKGIADFLQEVTSKKDQQQYWFKNNQPYSYISPKDFANAFSSFHIGQQLTIDLRVAYDKTRTHPAALVTQQYGISNWELFRACFTREWLLMKRSSFVYIFKTTQITVMAVITLTVFLRTEMKTGQIDNAAKFWGALYFSLINVMFNGMAELPMTVARLPVFFKQRESLFYPAWAFAVPIWVLRIPISVMESLIWILLTYYSVGFAPSAIRFFKQLLAFISIHHMALSLFRFIAAAGRVEVVANTLGTFTLLVVFVLGGYIIAKDDIKDWMIWGYYVSPMMYGQNAIAINEFLAERWSKPSNGSEPTVGKTILKDRGLFFTETWYWIGVGALFAFSLLFNVLFIGALTFLKRVQLAVRSAQENGNSIVSETSIQTARGMVLPFQPLSLAFNHVNYYVDMPAEMKTQGVDEERLQLLRDISGAFRPSILTALVGVSGAGKTTLMDVLAGRKTGGYIEGSISISGYPKNQETFARVSGYCEQNDIHSPYVTVYESLLYSAWLRLASDVNTETRKMFVEEVMDLVELNPLRNALVGLPGVDGLSTEQRKRLTIAVELVANPSIIFMDEPTSGLDARAAAVVMRTVRNTVNTGRTVVCTIHQPSIDIFEAFDELLLMKRGGQVIYAGPLGPHSHELIKYFEVIPGVPKIKEGYNPATWMLDVSTSAMEAQLEVDFAVIYANSELYRRNQELIKELSTPVPGSKDLHFPTRYSQSFLVQCKACFWKHNWSYWRNSQYNAIRFFMTVVFGLIFGVIFWDKGNVIFKQQDLINLLGAIYAAVLFLGATNASAVQSVVAIERTVFYRERAAGMYSELPYAFAQVAIETIYVAIQTLVYTLLLYSMIGFQWTGQKFFYFYYFIFMCYTYFSMYGMMVIALTPGQQIAAIVMSFFLNFWNLFSGFLIPRPLIPVWWRWYYWCSPVAWSIYGIFASQLGDRTKDIELSDKSTMPINKFLKDNLGYDHDFLIPVVFAHLGWVLLFFLVFAYGIKFLNFQRR, encoded by the exons ATGGTGGTCGATGAAGAGGAGGAGCTCAAGTGGGCTGCCATTGAGAGGCTGCCTACTTATGATAGGATGAGAAAAGGGATGTTTAAGCAGGTTGTTAGTAATGGAAAAATGATCTCAAATGAGATCGATGTTACTAAAATTGGTGCTGAGGATAAGAAGCTGTTGATGGAGAGTATTCTTAAGGTTGTTGAAAATGATAATGAGAAGTTGCTTAGGAGACTCCGAGATCGAACTGACAG GGTCGGAATTGAGATTCCAAAGATTGAAGTGAGGTTCCAAAATTTATCTATTGAGGGAGATGCATATGTTGGCACACGAGCACTTCCAACTCTGTGGAACTCCACCCTGAACACACTGGAG GCTGCGTTAGGGTTGATTGGACTTTCTCCATCAAAGAAAAGGATAGTTAAAATACTTCAAGACGTGAATGGGATTGTCAGACCATCAAG GATGACACTGCTTCTTGGGCCTCCAGGTTCAGGAAAAACAACCTTGCTAAAAGCACTGGCAGGCAAAGCTGATGATGATCTCAGA GTTTCAGGAAAAATCACCTACTGTGGCCACgaatttcatgaatttgttcCTCAGAGGACAAGTGCTTATATTAGCCAGCACGATCTTCATTACGGTGAAATGACAGTTCGGGAGACACTGGATTTTGCTGGTAGATGCTTGGGAGTAGGAACCCGATATGATATGCTAGTGGAGTTgtcaagaagagagagagaagcaGGTATTAAACCAGATCCTGAGATTGATGCATTCATGAAAGCCACGGCCATGATGGGATTAGAAACCAGCTTGATCACTGATTATGTGCTGAAG ATTCTTGGATTGGATATTTGTGCTGATATTATGGTGGGAGATGACATGAGAAGAGGCATTTCTGGAGGGCAAAAGAAACGTGTCACTACAG GTGAAATGTTGGTAGGACCAGCAAAAGCATTTTTCATGGATGAAATATCAACAGGACTGGACAGTTCCACGACTTTCCAAATAGTCAAGTTCATGAGACAAATGGTTCACATTAATGATGTAACTATGGTTATCTCTCTCTTACAGCCAGCACCAGAGACATTTGAGCTTTTTGATGATGTTATCCTGCTTTCCGATGGTTGGATTGTCTACCAAGGACCGCGTGAGAACATTCTTGAGTTCTTTGAATACATGGGATTTAGATGCCCCGAAAGGAAAGGGATTGCAGACTTTCTTCAAGAGGTTACCTCAAAGAAGGACCAACAGCAGTATTGGTTCAAAAATAACCAGCCTTATTCATATATCTCTCCAAAGGATTTTGCGAATGCCTTCAGTTCTTTTCACATAGGACAGCAGCTCACAATAGACCTTAGAGTTGCTTATGATAAGACCAGAACCCACCCTGCTGCATTGGTGACACAGCAGTAtggaatttcaaattgggagcTCTTCAGGGCATGCTTCACACGTGAATGGCTGCTCATGAAGCGGAGTTCTTTTGTTTACATATTTAAAACGACACAGATAACCGTCATGGCAGTAATTACCCTGACAGTGTTTTTAAGAACTGAAATGAAAACTGGTCAAATTGATAATGCTGCTAAGTTTTGGGGAGCATTATACTTCAGTCTTATCAATGTGATGTTCAATGGAATGGCAGAGCTACCAATGACAGTTGCTAGGCTTCCTGTGTTTTTTAAGCAGAGGGAAAGTCTATTCTACCCAGCATGGGCCTTTGCAGTACCAATTTGGGTCCTACGTATTCCCATTTCAGTGATGGAGTCCTTAATATGGATTCTTTTGACATATTACTCCGTTGGATTTGCTCCTTCTGCTATTAG GTTCTTCAAACAGCTCTTGGCATTTATCAGCATACATCATATGGCTCTCTCTTTGTTTCGCTTTATTGCAGCAGCTGGGAGAGTAGAAGTTGTGGCAAACACCCTTGGAACCTTCACCCTGTTAGTGGTATTTGTGCTAGGAGGATACATTATTGCGAAAG ATGACATCAAGGATTGGATGATATGGGGTTACTATGTTTCTCCAATGATGTATGGACAAAATGCCATTGCCATCAATGAATTTCTTGCTGAAAGATGGAGCAAG CCCAGCAATGGCTCAGAACCTACAGTTGGAAAGACCATTCTTAAGGACAGAGGTCTATTTTTCACGGAAACCTGGTACTGGATTGGTGTAGGAgctctttttgcattttctctGCTGTTCAATGTTCTTTTTATTGGAGCATTGACATTTTTAAAGC GTGTTCAACTGGCAGTAAGAAGTGCTCAGGAAAATGGAAACTCAATCGTTAGTGAAACAAGCATCCAAACAGCTAGAGGAATGGTTTTGCCTTTCCAGCCGCTTTCCCTTGCATTCAATCATGTGAATTACTATGTGGACATGCCTGCA GAAATGAAGACACAAGGGGTTGATGAAGAACGATTGCAGCTACTGAGAGATATTAGTGGTGCTTTCAGGCCTAGCATTCTGACTGCATTGGTTGGTGTCAGTGGTGCTGGAAAGACCACATTAATGGATGTCTTAGCAGGTAGAAAGACTGGAGGGTATATTGAAGGAAGCATAAGCATTTCAGGCTACCCAAAAAACCAAGAAACTTTTGCCCGAGTTAGCGGTTATTGTGAACAGAATGATATCCATTCGCCTTATGTAACTGTTTATGAATCGCTTCTTTACTCAGCCTGGTTACGGCTTGCTTCTGATGTGAATACAGAAACCCGAAAG ATGTTTGTAGAAGAAGTCATGGACTTGGTTGAGCTTAATCCTTTGAGGAATGCTCTTGTTGGACTTCCAGGAGTTGACGGTCTTTCAACTGAGCAGAGAAAGAGACTTACTATTGCTGTTGAATTAGTTGCTAATCCTTCCATCATCTTTATGGATGAGCCCACTTCAGGACTTGATGCCAGAGCTGCTGCAGTTGTAATGCGTACAGTTAGAAACACTGTGAATACAGGTCGAACTGTGGTGTGCACAATTCACCAGCCAAGCATAGATATTTTTGAAGCTTTTGATGAG CTGCTGTTGATGAAGAGAGGAGGACAAGTGATATATGCAGGACCGCTTGGTCCCCATTCTCACGAGCTTATCAAATATTTCGAG GTTATACCAGGCGTTCCCAAGATAAAAGAGGGCTATAATCCGGCTACCTGGATGTTGGATGTCAGCACCTCTGCAATGGAGGCCCAACTTGAGGTTGATTTTGCAGTAATATATGCCAACTCTGAACTTTACAG GAGAAATCAGGAGCTAATAAAGGAACTAAGCACCCCTGTACCAGGTTCCAAGGACCTACATTTTCCTACTCGGTACTCTCAGTCCTTTTTAGTTCAATGCAAGGCTTGTTTTTGGAAACACAACTGGTCATACTGGAGGAATTCACAGTATAATGCCATCAGATTCTTCATGACAGTTGTCTTCGGACTTATATTTGGTGTTATCTTTTGGGACAAAGGAAATGTAAT ATTTAAGCAGCAAGACTTAATTAATTTACTGGGAGCTATTTATGCTGCTGTTCTTTTCCTCGGAGCTACCAATGCTTCTGCAGTGCAATCTGTTGTAGCAATTGAAAGAACAGTTTTTTACCGTGAAAGAGCAGCAGGAATGTATTCAGAGTTGCCTTACGCGTTTGCTCAG GTTGCAATAGAAACTATTTATGTTGCAATTCAGACTCTAGTATATACACTTCTTTTATACTCCATGATTGGATTCCAGTGGACTGGCCAGAAGTTCTTCTATTTCTACTATTTCATCTTCATGTGTTACACCTACTTCTCAATGTACGGGATGATGGTTATCGCGCTAACTCCTGGCCAACAAATTGCTGCAATTGTCATGTCATTCTTCTTGAATTTCTGGAATCTGTTCTCTGGTTTCCTCATCCCACGTCCC CTTATCCCAGTTTGGTGGAGGTGGTACTACTGGTGCTCTCCAGTTGCATGGTCAATTTATGGTATTTTTGCATCACAACTTGGTGACAGGACCAAAgacattgaactctctgataAAAGCACAATGCCAATCAACAAATTCCTCAAGGATAACTTGGGCTATGaccatgatttcctcattccagtGGTTTTTGCCCACCTTGGTTGGGTCCTCCTATTCTTCTTGGTCTTTGCCTATGGCATCAAGTTTCTCAATTTCCAAAGGAGATGA